The Odocoileus virginianus isolate 20LAN1187 ecotype Illinois chromosome 12, Ovbor_1.2, whole genome shotgun sequence genome has a segment encoding these proteins:
- the MTFP1 gene encoding mitochondrial fission process protein 1 — translation MSEPPSRGPERDLFRDTWVRYLGYANEVGEAFRSLVPAAVVWLSYGVSSSYVLADAIDKGKKARDVPGPEAGRSSRVTVAVMDTFVWQALASVAIPGFTINRMCAASLYILSTATRWPLAVRKWTTTALGLLAIPVIIHPIDRSVDFLLDSSLRKLYPSVEKPSSS, via the exons ATGTCCGAGCCGCCCTCGCGGGGGCCCGAGCGCGACCTTTTCCGGGACACGTGGGTGCGGTACCTGG GCTACGCCAATGAGGTGGGAGAGGCCTTCCGCTCCCTGGTGCCTGCAGCTGTCGTGTGGCTGAGCTATGGCGTGTCCAGCTCCTACGTGCTGGCCGATGCCATTGACAAGGGCAAGAAAGCCAGAGAT GTACCGGGCCCTGAGGCAGGCCGCAGCAGCAGGGTGACCGTGGCTGTGATGGACACCTTTGTGTGGCAGGCTCTGGCCTCTGTGGCCATCCCAGGCTTCACTATCAACCGCATGTGTGCAGCCTCCCTCTACATCCTGAGCACTGCCACCCGCTGGCCTCTGGCTGTCCGCAAGTGGACCACCACCGCACTGGGGCTGCTCGCCATCCCCGTCATCATCCACCCCATCGACAG GTCGGTGGACTTCCTCCTGGACTCCAGCCTGCGCAAGCTCTACCCCTCAGTGGAGAAGCCCAGCTCCTCCTGA
- the SEC14L3 gene encoding SEC14-like protein 3 isoform X2 has translation MSGRVGDLSPKQAETLAKFRENVQDVLPALPNPDDYFLLRWLRARNFDLQKSEAMLRKYMEFRKAMDIDHILEWQPPELGRKIETIVMIFDCEGLGLKHFWKPLVEVYQEFFGLLEENYPETLKFMLIVKATKLFPVGYNLMKPFLSEDTRRKIVVLGSNWKEGLLKLISPEQLPAQFGGTLTDPDGNPKCLTKINYGGEIPKSMYVRDQVKTQYEHSAQISRGSSHQVEYEILFPGCVLRWQFASDGGDIGFGVFLKTKMGERQRAAEMMEVLASQRYNTHMVPEDGSLTCTEAGVYVLRFDNTYSFVHAKKVSFTVEVLLPDEGMQKYDKELTPV, from the exons ATGAGCGGCCGAGTGGGAGACCTGAGTCCCAAGCAGGCAGAGACCCTGGCCAAG TTCCGAGAAAATGTCCAGGACGTGTTGCCCGCCCTGCCCAACCCGGATGACTATTTCCTTCTGCGCTGGCTCCGAG CTCGGAATTTCGACCTGCAGAAATCAGAGGCCATGCTCCGCAAG TACATGGAGTTCCGGAAGGCCATGGACATTGACCACATCCTTGAATGGCAGCCCCCCGAG CTGGGGAGGAAGATTGAGACCATCGTGATGATATTCGACTGCGAGGGGCTGGGGCTGAAGCACTTCTGGAAACCCCTGGTAGAAGTGTACCAGGAG TTCTTCGGCCTCCTTGAAGAGAATTACCCAGAGACCCTGAAGTTCATGCTCATCGTGAAAG CTACAAAACTGTTCCCTGTGGGATACAACCTCATGAAGCCCTTTTTGAGTGAGGACACGCGCAGGAAAATTGTAGTGTTGGGAA GCAACTGGAAGGAAGGATTGCTGAAACTCATTAGTCCTGAGCAACTGCCTGCCCAGTTTGGGGGGACCCTGACCGACCCAGATGGGAACCCCAAGTGTTTAACCAAG ATCAACTACGGCGGGGAGATCCCCAAGTCCATGTACGTGCGGGACCAGGTGAAGACTCAGTACGAGCACTCGGCGCAGATCAGCCGCGGCTCCTCCCACCAGGTGGAATACGAGATCCTGTTCCCAGGCTGTGTCCTCAG GTGGCAGTTCGCGTCGGATGGGGGTGACATCGGCTTCGGGGTTTTCCTGAAGACCAAGATGGGGGAGCGGCAGCGGGCCGCAGAGATGATGGAGGTGCTGGCCAGCCAGCGCTACAACACCCACATGGTGCCCGAGGACGGGAGCCTCACCTGCACGGAAGCCGGCGTCT ACGTCCTGCGCTTTGACAACACCTATAGCTTTGTCCACGCCAAGAAGGTCAGCTTCACAGTGGAGGTGCTGCTCCCGGATGAGGGCATGCAGAAATACGACAAAGAGCTCACCCCTGTCTAG
- the SEC14L3 gene encoding SEC14-like protein 3 isoform X1, which yields MNCMGFSLDKSNGWPRRRRPGATPSGGGKRPGLARAREQARPLTAAAPAPPASPSTMSGRVGDLSPKQAETLAKFRENVQDVLPALPNPDDYFLLRWLRARNFDLQKSEAMLRKYMEFRKAMDIDHILEWQPPEVIQKYMPGGLCGYDREGCPVWYDIIGPLDPKGLLFSVTKQDLLKTKMRDCERILHECDLQTERLGRKIETIVMIFDCEGLGLKHFWKPLVEVYQEFFGLLEENYPETLKFMLIVKATKLFPVGYNLMKPFLSEDTRRKIVVLGSNWKEGLLKLISPEQLPAQFGGTLTDPDGNPKCLTKINYGGEIPKSMYVRDQVKTQYEHSAQISRGSSHQVEYEILFPGCVLRWQFASDGGDIGFGVFLKTKMGERQRAAEMMEVLASQRYNTHMVPEDGSLTCTEAGVYVLRFDNTYSFVHAKKVSFTVEVLLPDEGMQKYDKELTPV from the exons ATGaactgcatgggcttctctctggATAAG TCCAACGGCTGGCCAAGGAGGAGGCGCCCTGGAGCCACGCCCAGCGGCGGGGGCAAAAGACCTGGCTTGGCCAGGGCCCGAGAGCAGGCTCGGCCTCTGACTGCAGCGGCCCCCGCCCCTCCAGCCTCACCCAGCACCATGAGCGGCCGAGTGGGAGACCTGAGTCCCAAGCAGGCAGAGACCCTGGCCAAG TTCCGAGAAAATGTCCAGGACGTGTTGCCCGCCCTGCCCAACCCGGATGACTATTTCCTTCTGCGCTGGCTCCGAG CTCGGAATTTCGACCTGCAGAAATCAGAGGCCATGCTCCGCAAG TACATGGAGTTCCGGAAGGCCATGGACATTGACCACATCCTTGAATGGCAGCCCCCCGAG GTGATCCAGAAGTACATGCCTGGGGGCCTGTGCGGCTATGACCGAGAAGGCTGCCCTGTGTGGTATGACATCATCGGGCCGCTGGACCCCAAGGGCCTGCTCTTCTCGGTCACCAAGCAGGACCTGCTCAAGACCAAGATGAGGGACTGTGAGCGCATCCTGCATGAGTGTGACCTCCAGACAGAACGG CTGGGGAGGAAGATTGAGACCATCGTGATGATATTCGACTGCGAGGGGCTGGGGCTGAAGCACTTCTGGAAACCCCTGGTAGAAGTGTACCAGGAG TTCTTCGGCCTCCTTGAAGAGAATTACCCAGAGACCCTGAAGTTCATGCTCATCGTGAAAG CTACAAAACTGTTCCCTGTGGGATACAACCTCATGAAGCCCTTTTTGAGTGAGGACACGCGCAGGAAAATTGTAGTGTTGGGAA GCAACTGGAAGGAAGGATTGCTGAAACTCATTAGTCCTGAGCAACTGCCTGCCCAGTTTGGGGGGACCCTGACCGACCCAGATGGGAACCCCAAGTGTTTAACCAAG ATCAACTACGGCGGGGAGATCCCCAAGTCCATGTACGTGCGGGACCAGGTGAAGACTCAGTACGAGCACTCGGCGCAGATCAGCCGCGGCTCCTCCCACCAGGTGGAATACGAGATCCTGTTCCCAGGCTGTGTCCTCAG GTGGCAGTTCGCGTCGGATGGGGGTGACATCGGCTTCGGGGTTTTCCTGAAGACCAAGATGGGGGAGCGGCAGCGGGCCGCAGAGATGATGGAGGTGCTGGCCAGCCAGCGCTACAACACCCACATGGTGCCCGAGGACGGGAGCCTCACCTGCACGGAAGCCGGCGTCT ACGTCCTGCGCTTTGACAACACCTATAGCTTTGTCCACGCCAAGAAGGTCAGCTTCACAGTGGAGGTGCTGCTCCCGGATGAGGGCATGCAGAAATACGACAAAGAGCTCACCCCTGTCTAG